In Rhodoferax koreense, a genomic segment contains:
- a CDS encoding Crp/Fnr family transcriptional regulator, with translation MPARPRPEAGPAAGGTMGADGPPAVFGGNITPIPTQATLLQLLRNVPLFRHAGDEDLALLAAKARRVRARRKEVLYRQGDPCDGFHVVVYGQIKMSLLSWQGADKPIQLIGQGGCFGDITMLNGEGYFLNVQALEDSLFLYLPRDAIVQLIERNSAFAMAMLRSLSSRVKGIVDDIEAYSLQPPTLRLVRYLLRLVPGDGAKTAQIRLSIRKNVVAGHLSLTPETLSRCFKELIAARLVAVEGSSVLVHDVAQLTAFLSAARSGKF, from the coding sequence ATGCCCGCTCGGCCACGGCCTGAGGCCGGCCCTGCGGCCGGCGGCACCATGGGCGCCGACGGGCCTCCGGCGGTGTTCGGTGGCAACATCACGCCGATCCCCACCCAGGCCACGCTGCTGCAGCTGCTGCGCAACGTGCCCCTGTTCCGCCATGCAGGCGACGAAGACCTGGCCTTGCTGGCCGCCAAGGCCCGGCGGGTGCGTGCCAGGCGCAAGGAGGTCCTGTACCGCCAGGGCGATCCTTGCGATGGTTTCCACGTCGTCGTCTACGGGCAGATCAAGATGTCGCTGCTGTCGTGGCAGGGCGCGGACAAGCCGATCCAGCTGATCGGGCAGGGAGGCTGTTTCGGCGACATCACCATGCTCAACGGCGAGGGCTATTTCCTGAATGTTCAGGCGCTGGAGGATTCGCTGTTCCTCTACCTGCCGCGAGACGCCATCGTGCAACTGATCGAGCGCAACAGCGCCTTCGCGATGGCGATGCTGCGCAGCCTGTCTTCGCGGGTGAAGGGCATCGTCGACGACATCGAGGCGTATTCGCTGCAGCCGCCCACCTTGCGGCTGGTGCGTTACCTGCTGCGGCTGGTGCCGGGCGATGGCGCGAAGACGGCGCAGATCCGGCTGTCGATCCGCAAGAACGTGGTGGCCGGCCACCTGAGCCTGACACCGGAGACCCTGTCGCGCTGTTTCAAGGAACTGATCGCCGCACGGTTGGTCGCGGTGGAAGGCAGCAGCGTGCTGGTCCACGATGTCGCGCAACTCACGGCCTTCCTGTCCGCCGCCCGCAGCGGCAAGTTCTAG
- a CDS encoding BMP family protein — MNFDPTRRQLALGASALLAAPFLPGCASQREPRIEARTLSVGALFAGRMDDRGFMESGWRGLERARTELGAQTRYIDGIAPRKDLLEKALAELVSSGVDLVIAHGGQNNEACAEVAAQFPRVKFAVTQGAVTGVNLASYEVLQEESAYLAGVLAALTTRTGVVGHMSGIRVRPGLKGRAAFAAGVRATDPQVRLLTNFSGNQDDNALSRRVALAQMAAGADVIFTMLNAGRDGVTQACREKGTRQIGNVVDWTAVDAKVFVGSAIADVGIGVFEAVHDLRDDKFPAGKVRKVGLANAQAVRLAMAPDVPASVRARVAQVADDIVQRRTGVPETYEGAEFATPA; from the coding sequence ATGAATTTCGATCCCACCCGCCGCCAGCTCGCCCTGGGGGCTTCCGCCCTGCTCGCCGCCCCTTTCCTTCCCGGCTGCGCCTCGCAACGCGAGCCGCGCATCGAAGCCCGCACCCTGTCGGTCGGTGCCCTGTTCGCCGGCAGGATGGACGACCGTGGCTTCATGGAAAGCGGGTGGCGCGGCCTGGAGCGCGCACGCACCGAACTGGGCGCGCAGACACGCTACATCGACGGCATCGCCCCGAGGAAAGACCTGCTGGAGAAGGCCCTGGCCGAGCTCGTGTCATCCGGCGTGGACCTGGTGATCGCGCACGGCGGGCAGAACAACGAGGCCTGCGCGGAGGTGGCGGCGCAGTTTCCGCGCGTGAAGTTCGCGGTCACGCAGGGCGCGGTCACCGGCGTCAACCTGGCAAGCTACGAGGTGCTGCAGGAAGAATCGGCCTACCTGGCCGGCGTGCTGGCCGCACTGACGACCCGAACCGGCGTGGTCGGCCACATGTCCGGCATCCGTGTGCGGCCCGGACTCAAGGGCCGTGCGGCCTTTGCCGCCGGTGTGCGGGCCACCGATCCGCAGGTGCGCCTGCTGACCAACTTCTCGGGCAACCAGGACGACAACGCGTTGTCCCGGCGCGTCGCCCTGGCCCAGATGGCCGCGGGTGCCGACGTGATCTTCACCATGCTCAACGCCGGGCGCGACGGCGTCACCCAGGCCTGCCGCGAAAAAGGCACACGCCAGATCGGCAATGTGGTCGACTGGACCGCCGTGGACGCCAAGGTGTTCGTGGGCTCGGCCATTGCCGACGTGGGCATCGGCGTCTTCGAGGCCGTGCACGACCTGCGCGACGACAAGTTCCCCGCCGGCAAGGTGCGCAAGGTCGGCCTGGCCAACGCGCAGGCCGTGCGCCTGGCGATGGCGCCCGACGTGCCGGCATCGGTGCGCGCCCGCGTGGCGCAGGTGGCCGACGACATCGTCCAGCGCCGCACCGGCGTGCCCGAGACCTACGAAGGCGCCGAATTCGCCACCCCCGCCTGA
- a CDS encoding nucleobase:cation symporter-2 family protein, whose protein sequence is MPSSPEVHPVDERLPSGKLAALGLQHVLVMYAGAVAVPLIVGRALKLSPEQVSMLISADLFCCGLVTLVQSLGATQWFGIKLPVMMGVTFASVAPMLAIANGNPGIAGAQMIFGSVIGAGVVSILIAPLVSRMLRFFPPVVTGTIIAVIGISLMRIGINWIFGNPFGPTAPNIVSPESAKWLADAAAAMPNAPMPKGLAIVGTVPNPKYAPVDGILVSALVLASILLIAKYATGFISNISVLLGIVIGGIAATAMGMMTFEKVAQAHWFDIVMPLQFGMPIFDPVLILTMSLVMIVVMIESTGMFLALGEMTGRKIEQPDLARGLRTDGLGTVLGGLFNTFPYTSFSQNVGLVGVTGVRSRFVCVAGGIIMIVLGLLPKMAALVESLPTVVLGGAGLVMFGMVAATGIRILAAVDFKHNRFNMFIVAVSIGIGMVPLIAPNFKQWLPHGLHPLIESGILLSSMAAVLLNLFFNGARYNFEDSLRASLSDGGH, encoded by the coding sequence ATGCCTTCTTCTCCCGAGGTCCATCCCGTGGACGAGCGCCTGCCCAGCGGCAAACTCGCCGCGCTGGGCCTGCAACATGTGCTCGTGATGTACGCCGGTGCGGTCGCCGTGCCGCTCATCGTCGGCCGCGCACTCAAGCTCAGTCCCGAGCAGGTCTCGATGCTGATCTCGGCCGATCTTTTCTGCTGCGGCCTGGTCACGCTGGTCCAGTCGCTGGGCGCGACGCAGTGGTTCGGCATCAAGCTGCCGGTGATGATGGGCGTGACCTTCGCCTCGGTGGCGCCGATGCTGGCGATCGCGAACGGCAACCCGGGTATCGCGGGCGCGCAGATGATCTTCGGCTCGGTGATCGGTGCGGGCGTGGTGTCGATCCTCATCGCGCCGCTGGTCAGCCGCATGCTGCGCTTCTTTCCGCCGGTGGTCACCGGCACCATCATCGCGGTGATCGGGATCAGCCTCATGCGCATCGGCATCAACTGGATCTTCGGCAACCCCTTCGGCCCCACGGCGCCGAACATCGTCAGCCCGGAGAGCGCCAAATGGCTGGCCGATGCGGCGGCGGCCATGCCGAACGCGCCGATGCCCAAGGGCCTCGCCATCGTCGGCACCGTGCCGAACCCGAAATACGCGCCGGTGGACGGCATCCTGGTGTCGGCCCTGGTGCTGGCCTCGATCCTGCTGATCGCCAAATACGCCACCGGCTTCATCAGCAACATCTCGGTGCTGCTGGGCATCGTCATCGGCGGCATCGCAGCCACGGCCATGGGCATGATGACTTTCGAGAAGGTGGCGCAGGCGCACTGGTTCGACATCGTGATGCCGCTGCAGTTCGGCATGCCGATCTTCGATCCGGTGCTGATCCTGACCATGAGCCTGGTGATGATCGTGGTGATGATCGAATCGACCGGCATGTTCCTCGCGCTCGGCGAGATGACCGGGCGCAAGATCGAACAACCCGACCTCGCGCGCGGCCTGCGCACCGACGGCCTGGGCACGGTGCTCGGCGGCCTGTTCAACACCTTCCCCTACACCAGCTTCTCGCAGAACGTGGGCCTGGTCGGCGTGACCGGCGTGCGCAGCCGCTTCGTCTGCGTGGCCGGCGGCATCATCATGATCGTGCTCGGCCTGTTGCCGAAGATGGCCGCGCTGGTCGAATCGCTGCCCACCGTGGTGCTCGGCGGCGCCGGCCTGGTGATGTTCGGCATGGTGGCGGCCACCGGCATCCGCATCCTGGCCGCAGTGGACTTCAAGCACAATCGCTTCAACATGTTCATCGTCGCCGTGTCCATCGGCATCGGCATGGTTCCGCTGATCGCGCCCAACTTCAAGCAATGGCTGCCGCACGGCCTGCATCCGCTGATCGAGTCGGGCATCCTGCTGTCGTCCATGGCCGCCGTGCTGCTGAACCTGTTCTTCAACGGTGCCCGATACAACTTCGAGGATTCGCTTCGGGCATCGTTGTCCGATGGTGGACACTGA
- a CDS encoding MFS transporter — translation MQSTDVCKLADNASFNRFHGLVLFWCALVIVFDGYDLAVAGIALPSIMKAYSVDATRAGFMVSSALFGMMFGNVVLGSLADRVGRKLVIVVCIAIFSLFTAAAGFAQGPISFSVFRFLAGVGIGGVMPNVIAQMTEYAPKRMRSMLITLMFSGYSVGGVLAALLGKSLIESYGWQSVFIAAGLPVLLVPLVWKQMPESMAFLIRQGRLDELRDILARLSPGYRPQRDEQFILAGKARAGGASFGALFAQGRGLSTVMFWLTCFLCLFMVYALSSWLTKLMASAGYSLGSALTFVLVLNLGAMAGAVGGGWLADRFHIKYVLAIMYALAAVSITLLGTPLPLGMMFLMVALAGASTIGTQILTTAYASQFYPVEIRTTGLGVMLGVGRAGAIAAPILIGVLVGMALPLGHNFLAIGIPGAIAALSIMLVNHARSATA, via the coding sequence ATGCAATCCACCGACGTCTGCAAGCTCGCGGACAACGCCAGTTTCAACCGTTTCCATGGCCTCGTGCTGTTCTGGTGCGCGCTGGTCATCGTCTTCGATGGCTACGATCTGGCGGTGGCCGGCATCGCGCTGCCGTCCATCATGAAGGCGTACAGCGTCGACGCCACCCGGGCCGGCTTCATGGTCAGTTCCGCCTTGTTCGGCATGATGTTCGGCAACGTCGTGCTCGGCTCGCTGGCCGACCGGGTCGGCCGCAAGCTGGTCATCGTCGTCTGCATCGCGATCTTCAGCCTGTTCACGGCCGCGGCCGGCTTTGCGCAAGGGCCCATCAGCTTCAGCGTGTTCCGCTTCCTGGCCGGCGTGGGCATCGGCGGCGTGATGCCCAACGTGATCGCGCAGATGACCGAATACGCGCCCAAGCGCATGCGCAGCATGCTGATCACCCTGATGTTCAGCGGCTATTCGGTCGGCGGTGTGCTGGCGGCGCTGCTGGGCAAGAGCCTGATCGAGAGTTACGGCTGGCAGTCGGTCTTCATTGCGGCGGGCCTGCCGGTGCTGTTGGTTCCCCTCGTGTGGAAGCAGATGCCGGAATCCATGGCATTCCTGATCCGGCAAGGGCGCCTGGACGAACTGCGCGACATCCTCGCCAGGCTTTCCCCCGGGTACCGGCCGCAGCGGGACGAACAGTTCATCCTCGCCGGCAAGGCCCGGGCCGGTGGTGCCTCCTTCGGCGCCCTGTTCGCCCAGGGGCGCGGCCTCAGCACCGTCATGTTCTGGCTGACCTGCTTCCTGTGCCTCTTCATGGTGTACGCGCTCAGTTCCTGGCTCACCAAGCTCATGGCGAGCGCGGGCTACAGCCTCGGCTCGGCGCTGACCTTCGTGCTGGTGCTCAACCTCGGCGCCATGGCCGGCGCGGTCGGCGGCGGCTGGCTCGCGGACCGGTTCCACATCAAGTACGTGCTGGCCATCATGTACGCACTGGCCGCCGTGTCGATCACGCTGCTCGGCACACCGTTACCGCTGGGCATGATGTTCCTGATGGTGGCGCTGGCCGGCGCCTCGACCATCGGAACGCAGATCCTCACCACGGCGTACGCCAGCCAGTTCTATCCGGTGGAGATTCGCACGACGGGCCTGGGTGTGATGCTGGGCGTCGGCCGGGCGGGCGCCATCGCCGCTCCCATCCTTATCGGCGTGCTGGTCGGCATGGCCCTGCCGCTGGGCCACAACTTCCTGGCGATCGGCATCCCCGGCGCCATCGCCGCGCTGTCGATCATGCTGGTGAACCATGCCCGCTCGGCCACGGCCTGA